GCTCCACAGACGCCTCCTTATCCATCGCCTCTTCGTATGCTAATGTTACTTTACACCAAGGAGATTTTTTTGGCTTTGGCGAAACAAAAAATCTAGCAGCAAGCCTTGCAAAAAACGACTGGATTTTTTCATTAGACTGCGACGAAGTGGTGAGTGCAGAACTTTTAAAGAACCTCCAAAAAACCATTTTTAATAATACTTTTGTATATGAAGTTTTTAGAAATAATTATTACAATAACAAACGCATTATGTATTGTGGGTGGGGGAAAGAATCTATTCCAAGAATTTACAACAGAATATTTACTTCCTTTACCGATAGCATGGTGCATGAAAAAATTCTCACAAAAGACTTAAGTCTTATGCCTATTTATGGTGAGCTAATGCATCATCCTTATGCTTCCTTAAGTGATTTTATCATCAAAGCTGACCGCTACTCTTCTTTGTATGCCACTAATAATGTGGGTAAGAAAAAATCCAGTCCCTCCAAGGCCTTTTTTAACGGACTCTACTCTTTTATGCGCACTTATGTTTTAAAACGAGGCTTTTTAGACGGTTGGGTGGGACTAGTTATCGCATTTTCGCACATGGTGACTAACTTTTTTAAATACATGAAACTCTACGAAGCCAACAAAGAAGCAGGGTATCAGTGAAGCTTCTCATCACCAGACACGATAAAATCGGTGATTTTATCACTGCGCTTCCCTTGGTAAAGGCCATCAAAACCCAATACCCCACCACGCACATCACCTTGCTTGTGGCTCCTGTCAATGCCCAGTTTGCAAAAACCCTCCCGTGGGTAGACCATGTCATCGTGTATGAAAAAAAAGGGTTTTGGTCCCTCGTGCGCACTTTGCGCCGTGAAAAATTTGACGCGTCTATTAGCTGTTTTATTACCACGCGGCTTGGAGGGTTGCTCTGGCTTAGCAATATTGGGGTGCGGGTTGCCCCTGCTACGAAATTTGCGCAAGTTTTTTTCAACCGTCGCATCACCCAACGCCGTAGCCTTGTCGCCATGACCGAATGGCAATATAACCTCGAACTTGGCATGGGGCTTTTCCCTGATTTTAACCCTGTTTTTACCCCGCCCTTGCTCACTTATAACACTCCTGTGTCTAGCGAAAAAAAAGTGGTTTTTCACCCAGGAAGCGGAGGTAGTACCGATAGAAACGTGCGGGTTGAAGAGTACGTACATCTTGCGCGCATCGCCAGTCACGTGCCTAACACCCGCGTCTTTTTTACCTTTGGGCCTGATGATGTGGCCCTTAAAACACAGGTGGAAGCGCAGGTAGATTTTCCCGCCACACTGCTACCTGCCTTTGAAAGCTTGGAAGCTTATTGCCGTTTTTTGAGTGACTGTGCCTTGTTTGTTAGCACATCCACAGGCCCCATGCATTTAGCGGGTGCAGTGAACATCCCTACGTTATCTTTTTTTGGTAGTTCCGCTTTTGCCTCTAGCAAACGTTGGGCACCCGTGAACGACCCACAAAAACAACACAATTTCATGTTGAAGCCTGATTACCTCCTTGCCCCCATCGAAACTGCCCTCAAAGAAGCTCTTGCATGAAACCCCCGTTTTCTTGGGATGCTTACTCTGACCAACCCGCCCTTTTAAAAGACAAAGCCTACAAAAATGCTATGCGGCGCGCCCAGTGGAGAGAACATCTTAAAACCCTTGGTACGGCACTTTTTGCCCTCCCTCTTGCGCTGTGCGCCATGCCTTTTTTCAAGCCCAAAAAGCGCTTTGAGTTAGGATTGTGCGTGAACCTTGACAAAGGGCACGAGCAAGTAGCCCTCGTGGAAGAGCTTGGTGTGAAACACCTGTTGTGCCGTTTTCCCCTGTGGGAGATGGAACATCTGGAAGCGTACGCGACGTTTATCAAGAGTTTTGGGAACGATAAAACCGTTGTGGTGTGCGTGCTTCAAGACCGTGAACACATCGAAAACCTCCCTCTTACTGCCTTACATGTAAGGAAAGTTTTTGAAGTGCTTTCCCCTTTGGCGAGGGAATTTCAAATAGGAAACGCTATCAACCGCGCCAAATGGGGCTTTTTTAGCGTGGGCGAATATTTGCGGTTTTTTGAGTGTGTCCAAGCGGTGCGCGACACCCACTTTCCTCACCTCAAACTCCTAGGCCCCTCCGTCATCGACTTTGAGTACCACTACACCGCGCGGGCACTCTTTCATGGGTTTAACACCCGCTTTGACGCCCACACGGCACTCTTATACGTAGACCGTCGGGGCGCGCCCCACAACAAACAGTTGGGTTTTAACACGAAAGCGAAAATCGCCTTTTTGTACGCCCTTGCGAAACTTAGCCCCAAAAGTAGCGATGACCTTTACATCACCGAAGTGAATTGGCCTCTCTCCAACACCGCACCTTACGCCCCAACCAGTGAAAAAGAGTGCGTGGACGAGGCGACCTATGCGCGCTATTTGAAGGCGTACGTCACCACCGCCAAGCAAAGTGGCAAGGTGCGTAAACTCTTTTGGCACCAACTCATCGCGCCAGGCTATGGGCTTGTCGACAACCGCGAAGGACTCCACAAAATGCAAGGATTTGATACCTTTAAAAAACTCCTCCAAGAAAGTGCCCGATGAGACTCTTTATCGAAGTGCCCGTGTGGCTAGGCGATACCATCATGGCAAGCGTGGCGGTGGAAAATGTCATGACCCATTTTAAAGGTGCGGAAGTAGTAGTCTTTGGCTCAAAAGTCGCCACGGAAGTGTACAAAGCCCATCCTAGCGTGAGTTCCGTGGAGGTGGATGAGAGCAAACAAAGTAAAAACCGCTGGCAGTGGCTTTATCAAAAAACTAAGACTTTGGGAGAATTTGACCTTGCTGTCTCGTTTCGCAGGCAATGGAGTACACGTTTTTTGCTCTGGTGCGTTAACGCGCGTCAAAAAGCGCGCTACCGTCGCCTTGACAAAGCAAGCATTCACCAAGTCAAACGCTACAACGATTTTGCCGCCCACGTTTTAGGCGTAGCGTTACCGCTTGGGGATTTGGTCTTGCCCTTTGCACCCCACTCCTTTGCGCGCCCTACCCTAGGGCTCAACCCTGGCGCAACCTACGGGAGCGCCAAGCGGTGGTATCCTGAAGAGTTTGCCAAGGTTGCCATCGCGCTTAGTTCCACCCACGACATCGTCATTTTTGGAGGGCCAAGCGAACAAGACATCGCCTTGGAAATCGAAACCTTACTCCATGAAGCACACGTCACCAACGTGCAAAACTTAGCGGGGAAAACCACTATCGCACAATTGTGCGCCTACATCGGAGGGCTAGCGTGGTTCATCACCAACGACAGCGGCCCTTTACATGTAAGCGCGGCGTACAAGGTTAACACCGTCGCCATCTTTGGTCCCACCATGAACACCGAAACCCACGGGTGGCACAACCCCAATGAGCGTATCGTAAAGCTCGACCTACCCTGCCAACCCTGCATGAAGCGTGTGTGTCCCTTGGGACACCATGCGTGCATGAGAGGGGTAAAGGCTAAGGATGTTTTAGATAAAATCGCACTTTTAGCATAAAGGGATTCTATGTCGTTTTGGATTATTGTTGCAAACCGTTTGGAAAAAATCTTGGGCACCGTGGTAAAAACTCTTGCGTATCCATTCCATACTCTTTTTCCAAAAAAACGCTTTACTATCCCTACACATGCGACACCTTTATGCACCTCTAAACACAAAAGTGCCATTCCTAAAATCATCTGGCAGACCAATTACACCAACCGCGTTAGCCTTCCTGTATATGCCAATTACCTCTTTAATCGCCTCATGGGATACGATTTTGAGTACCGCTATGTGAGCACTGAAGAGCGATTAGTGTTCATTAAACAGCACGCATCAGAACGTTTTATTTCAGCTTTTGAGCAACTCTCTGACGGAGCGGCCCAGGCGGATTTTTGGCGGATTTTTGTGCTTAACCACACGGGTGGCGTGTATATGGACATCGATGCGCATGCGGTATGGCCTTTGTCAAAAATGATTCGGCCTGAAGACAGCGAAGTTATTTTGATGACCAAACACAACTACAGTAATTATTTCATTGCCACTGCGCCCAACAATCCTCATCTGGCAAAAACGTTAGAGATTATTGTGGAAAATATCGAAAAAAAAGATGTAAGGGGTGGCGTTTATGATTTAACTGGTCCAACAGCCCTCAACAAAGCAATTGGAGAAAGTATGGTAAATCATCGCCATAGTAAAATCACTTGCATTCAAGGAAGCTTCACCAACGAACACTTCCAGTATATCGATAAACCAAAAGGGAAGTGGACACATAAAAAGCAAGATGAACTTTTAAAGCAAGGGGGTTTAGAATGAAAGGTATCATCCTAGCAGGCGGCAGTGGCACAAGGCTCTACCCCATCACCAAGGGCGTCAGCAAACAACTTGTCCCTATTTATGACAAACCGATGATTTACTACCCTCTTTCTGTGTTGATGCTTGCAGGTATTAAAGAGGTGCTTATCATCTCCACACCCCATGATTTGCCCCGTTTTGAAGAGCTTTTGGGCGATGGGTCGAGTATTGGGATGGCCTTTTCTTACGTGGCCCAGCCCAACCCTGATGGCCTTGCCCAAGCGTTTATCCTAGGAGAAGCCTTCTTGGGGAGTGATGATGCGTGTTTGGTCTTGGGGGACAATATTTTCTACGGCCATGGCCTCACTCATCTTTTAGCCCAAAGCGTTAAAAACGTTGAGCAAGAAAACAAAGCGACTGTGTTTGGCTACTACGTCAAAGACCCCCAACGGTACGGGGTTGCCGCTTTTGATACCAAGGGAAATGTGGTCTCCATTGAGGAAAAACCCAAAGAACCAAAATCAAATTACGCCGTGGTCGGACTCTATTTTTACCCTAACGATGTTGTTAAAAAAGCCAAAGAAGTACAGCCAAGTGAACGAGGGGAGCTTGAGATTACCACGCTTAATGAAATGTATCTAGGGGAACAACGCCTTAAAGTCGAGCTCATGGGGCGCGGTTACGCGTGGCTAGACACAGGCACCCACGAGAGCCTCCTTGAAGCGAGCCAATTCATCCAAACCATCGAAAACCGGCAAGCCCTAAAGGTGGCGTGTATTGAGGAGATAGCTTACGAAATGGGGTATATCTCCAAGGAACAGCTTTTGGTTCTTGCAGAACCTTTGCGTAAAAACCAATACGGCCAATACCTCCTTGAGCGCGCCAATCATCCACGGGGGGTACGCTAAGATGGAATTTGTACGCACTGCTATCCCTGATGTTGTTTTGATTAAGCCAACCGTGCACGGTGATCACCGCGGGTATTTTGTCGAGACCTTCCGTCAAGACGCCCTTGCGTCTTTTTTGGGATTTTCGGTGGCATTTTGTCAAGACAACGAAAGCAAGTCTAGCAAGGGCGTGTTGCGTGGCCTTCACTACCAACTTCCTCCTTTTGCCCAAACCAAACTGGTCCGTGTTATCCAAGGAAGTGTGCTTGATATTGCCCTAGATATTCGCCAAGGCAGCCCAACCTTTGGGCGTCATGTCAGCGTCTGCCTTAGCGAAGCCAACAAACACCAACTTCTCGTCCCCCGTGGTTTTGCCCATGGCTTCGTCGTTCTAGAGGAAGAGACTGTTTTTGCTTACAAGGTAGATAACTACTACAGTCCCGAAAATGACCGAGGCATTGCTTATAACGACCCAAATCTTGGCATCGACTGGCAACTTCCCCACGAAGCCCTTAAACTCTCCGCCAAAGACACCACCCAGCCCTCCTTCAACGAGGCCAAAGATTTCTTTTCTTACGGGGTAAATTATTATGGCTAACATCTTAGTCACGGGCGCGAACGGCCAAGTGGGTAGCGAAATCAACGCCTTGTACGCCTTTTATCCCAAGCATCGTTTTGTCTTTACATGTAAAGAGGAGTTGGACATCGCTGATGCCAGTGCCCTTACCCTTACATGTAAGGCTCACGCTATCACCCATCTTATCAACTGCGCCGCTTACACGGCCGTGGACAAGGCTGAAACAGACGCACAAAGAGCGCAACATGTTAATCACTTGGGTGTGCGCAATCTTGCCCTTACATGTAAAGCGTTGGAC
The DNA window shown above is from Sulfurospirillum tamanense and carries:
- the rfbA gene encoding glucose-1-phosphate thymidylyltransferase RfbA, which encodes MKGIILAGGSGTRLYPITKGVSKQLVPIYDKPMIYYPLSVLMLAGIKEVLIISTPHDLPRFEELLGDGSSIGMAFSYVAQPNPDGLAQAFILGEAFLGSDDACLVLGDNIFYGHGLTHLLAQSVKNVEQENKATVFGYYVKDPQRYGVAAFDTKGNVVSIEEKPKEPKSNYAVVGLYFYPNDVVKKAKEVQPSERGELEITTLNEMYLGEQRLKVELMGRGYAWLDTGTHESLLEASQFIQTIENRQALKVACIEEIAYEMGYISKEQLLVLAEPLRKNQYGQYLLERANHPRGVR
- the rfbC gene encoding dTDP-4-dehydrorhamnose 3,5-epimerase, which translates into the protein MSAPIIHGGYAKMEFVRTAIPDVVLIKPTVHGDHRGYFVETFRQDALASFLGFSVAFCQDNESKSSKGVLRGLHYQLPPFAQTKLVRVIQGSVLDIALDIRQGSPTFGRHVSVCLSEANKHQLLVPRGFAHGFVVLEEETVFAYKVDNYYSPENDRGIAYNDPNLGIDWQLPHEALKLSAKDTTQPSFNEAKDFFSYGVNYYG
- a CDS encoding glycosyltransferase family 9 protein, yielding MRLFIEVPVWLGDTIMASVAVENVMTHFKGAEVVVFGSKVATEVYKAHPSVSSVEVDESKQSKNRWQWLYQKTKTLGEFDLAVSFRRQWSTRFLLWCVNARQKARYRRLDKASIHQVKRYNDFAAHVLGVALPLGDLVLPFAPHSFARPTLGLNPGATYGSAKRWYPEEFAKVAIALSSTHDIVIFGGPSEQDIALEIETLLHEAHVTNVQNLAGKTTIAQLCAYIGGLAWFITNDSGPLHVSAAYKVNTVAIFGPTMNTETHGWHNPNERIVKLDLPCQPCMKRVCPLGHHACMRGVKAKDVLDKIALLA
- a CDS encoding glycosyltransferase family 32 protein translates to MSFWIIVANRLEKILGTVVKTLAYPFHTLFPKKRFTIPTHATPLCTSKHKSAIPKIIWQTNYTNRVSLPVYANYLFNRLMGYDFEYRYVSTEERLVFIKQHASERFISAFEQLSDGAAQADFWRIFVLNHTGGVYMDIDAHAVWPLSKMIRPEDSEVILMTKHNYSNYFIATAPNNPHLAKTLEIIVENIEKKDVRGGVYDLTGPTALNKAIGESMVNHRHSKITCIQGSFTNEHFQYIDKPKGKWTHKKQDELLKQGGLE
- a CDS encoding glycosyltransferase family 9 protein codes for the protein MKLLITRHDKIGDFITALPLVKAIKTQYPTTHITLLVAPVNAQFAKTLPWVDHVIVYEKKGFWSLVRTLRREKFDASISCFITTRLGGLLWLSNIGVRVAPATKFAQVFFNRRITQRRSLVAMTEWQYNLELGMGLFPDFNPVFTPPLLTYNTPVSSEKKVVFHPGSGGSTDRNVRVEEYVHLARIASHVPNTRVFFTFGPDDVALKTQVEAQVDFPATLLPAFESLEAYCRFLSDCALFVSTSTGPMHLAGAVNIPTLSFFGSSAFASSKRWAPVNDPQKQHNFMLKPDYLLAPIETALKEALA
- a CDS encoding glycosyltransferase family 2 protein, producing MIKHISVVIIVKNGAQTLSKTLDSIRAFEDVIVYDNGSTDASLSIASSYANVTLHQGDFFGFGETKNLAASLAKNDWIFSLDCDEVVSAELLKNLQKTIFNNTFVYEVFRNNYYNNKRIMYCGWGKESIPRIYNRIFTSFTDSMVHEKILTKDLSLMPIYGELMHHPYASLSDFIIKADRYSSLYATNNVGKKKSSPSKAFFNGLYSFMRTYVLKRGFLDGWVGLVIAFSHMVTNFFKYMKLYEANKEAGYQ